The Malus domestica chromosome 10, GDT2T_hap1 genome contains a region encoding:
- the LOC103445146 gene encoding auxin-induced protein 15A-like, translated as MGFRLPGILHAKKSQVSSKSLDVPKGYLAIYVGESQKKRFIIPVSYFNQPSFQDLLSLSEDEFGYDHRMGGITIPCSEDTFLGLTSALVYK; from the coding sequence ATGGGTTTCCGATTGCCTGGTATTTTACATGCCAAGAAAAGtcaagtttcttcaaagtcacTGGATGTTCCAAAAGGCTATCTTGCGATCTACGTTGGGGAGAGCCAGAAGAAGCGGTTTATTATTCCGGTGTCCTACTTCAACCAACCTTCATTCCAAGATCTGTTAAGCCTATCTGAAGATGAATTTGGATATGATCATCGAATGGGGGGTATCACAATCCCCTGCAGTGAAGACACCTTCCTTGGTCTCACCTCAGCTTTGGTGTATAAGTAG
- the LOC103408330 gene encoding auxin-induced protein 15A-like: MGFRLPAVIPAKKLFRRSFSNSSQGASYNLADVPKGYFAVYVGESEKHRFVVPISFLCQPAFQHLLSEAEEEFGFDHPMGGLTIPCGQDAFLVLISRLSAV, encoded by the coding sequence ATGGGGTTCCGTCTGCCTGCTGTAATTCCGGCTAAGAAACTTTTTCGACGGTCTTTTTCAAATTCAAGTCAAGGAGCTTCATATAATTTAGCAGATGTCCCTAAAGGTTATTTTGCAGTTTATGTTGGTGAGAGTGAGAAGCACCGATTTGTGGTTCCCATATCTTTCCTCTGCCAGCCTGCATTTCAACACTTGCTAAGTGAAGCTGAAGAAGAATTTGGATTTGATCATCCAATGGGCGGTCTAACAATTCCCTGCGGACAAGATGCTTTCCTTGTTCTCATATCTCGCTTGAGTGCAGTATGA
- the LOC139188531 gene encoding uncharacterized protein — MGQIALQVSGRAPGTFPSQTEPNPRGGADCKAVRVLRSGKSFDNRDENCVQNSRVASQPKTNSGIVEKSGNLKDFEQSLNSSENGENIVADRVYEPPMPYPERLKPKVKDQQLTDFMKTLSKVQINLPLIDAIKNISSYAKFLKDVCTKKKKCVDFEKVILTEQCSAVLLHKLPPKKQDPGSFKISCTIGNSHFKRALIDLGASINLMPFSVFQRLGQGEIKQTSVILQLADRSVAYPRGIIEDLIIKVDNLYLPADFVILDMDEDMQTPIILGRPFMATARTLIDVEAGTLTLRVQDQSVMFSLFEATKRPGDVHDCMRVDVLDSLLHAEIMPRLTSDPLLNVLHGFENKNTEDEEVFEYVSALKSVPFQPPHSSLPVIIAADLSSTEEDKLLHILRSHQDAIGWTIADIKGISPTICMHKILMDDGVKPAIDAQRRLNPIMKEVVRNEVMKLLDAGMIYPISDSKWISPTQVVPKRSGITVVKNDNNELVPTRLTTGWRMCVDYRKINGITRFQLPLRIKKRQPLLVLLGLLHIEECLLNLSLVLDRCIKTNLVLNWEKYHFMVKQGIVLGHLISNRGIEVDKAKIDAIEKLPPPITVKSV; from the exons atggggcagattgctttgCAGGTTTCTGGAAGGGCACCGGGTACATTTCCCAGtcaaaccgaaccaaatccTAGGGGAGGTGCCGATTGCAAGGCAGTTAGAGTTCTACGTTCCGGCAAAAGTTTTGATAACAGGGATGAAAATTGTGTTCAAAATTCACGGGTGGCTTCACAGCCAAAAACAAATTCAGGAATTGTTGAAAAATCTGGCAATTTGAAAGATTTTGAACAGTCCTTGAACAGTTCCGAAAATGGTGAAAATATTGTTGCGGATCGTGTGTATGAGCCACCTATGCCTTATCCCGAAAGGTTGAAGCCTAAAGTTAAAGATCAACAATTGACAGATTTTATGAAGACTTTGTCTAAGGTTCAGATTAATCTGCCGTTAATTGATGCCATCAAGAACATTTCGtcttatgccaagtttttgaaggatgtttgcacaaagaaaaagaagtgcgttgattttgagaaagtgaTTCTTACAGAACAGTGCAGCGCTGTTCTGCTTCACAAATTGCCCCCAAAGAAACaagatccagggagttttaaaatttcatgcACAATTGGAAATTCTCATTTTAAAcgtgctttaattgatttaggtgctagtattaatttaatgcctttttctgtttttcagagactaggacaaggagaaatTAAGCAGACATCAGTTATTCTACAACTAGCGGACCGATCAGTTGCTTATCCTAGGGGAATTATTGAAGACCTAATTATTAAAGTGGATAATCTCTATCTCCCTGCagattttgtaattttggatatggatgaagatATGCAAACACCGATTATTTTGGGACGCCCCTTCATGGCAACAGCTAGAACGTTAATTGATGTAGAGGCTGGGACACTTACACTTAGAGTGCAAGATCAATCTGTTATGTTCAGTTTATTTGAAGCTACCAAAAGGCCAGGTGATGTGCATGATTGTATGCGTGTTGATGTGCTTGACAGCTTATTACATGCTGAAATTATGCCACGTTTGACATCTGATCCATTGTTAAATGTGTTGCATGGGTTTGAGAATAAAAATACAGAAGATGAAGAGGTTTTTGAGTATGTTTCAGCTTTGAAAAGTGTTCCTTTTCAACCCCCAC ATTCTTCGCTGCCAGTTATTATAGCTGCTGATTTATCATCAACAGAAGAAGATAAATTGTTGCACATTTTAAGGAGTCATCAAGATGCAATTGGCTGGACTATAGCTGACATTAAAGGGATCAGCCCTACAATTTGTATGCACAAAATTTTGATGGATGATGGAGTAAAACCTGCCATTGACGCTCAACGTCGGTTGAATCCAATTATGAAAGAAGTTGTTCGTAATGAAGTTATGAAGCTTTTGGATGCTGGGATGATCTATCCGATTTCAGATAGTAAGTGGATTAGTCCAACTCAAGTGGTTCCAAAGCGTTCTGGTATTAcagttgtgaagaatgataatAATGAACTTGTACCTACTCGTTTGACTACTGGGTGGCGCATGTGTGTTGATTATAGAAAGATCAAT GGTATAACCAGATTCCAGTTGCCCCTGAGGATTAAGAAAAGACAACCTTTACTTGTCCTTTTGGGACTTTTGCATATAGAAGAATGCCttttg AATTTATCTCTAGTTCTTGATAGGTGCATTAAGACCAACctggttttaaattgggaaaagtatcatttcatggttaagcaGGGAATTGTCCTAGGCCACTTGATTTCTAACAGGGGTATTGAAGTTGATAAGGCTAAAATTGATGCAATTGAAAAGTTGCCACCCCCAATAACTGTTAAGAGTGTTTga